A portion of the Melanotaenia boesemani isolate fMelBoe1 chromosome 2, fMelBoe1.pri, whole genome shotgun sequence genome contains these proteins:
- the LOC121647241 gene encoding lipid droplet assembly factor 1-like, translating to MQNISSKLTGQLWQRLTTLWNRLRDDPRVAQVMSTRIGQYISSHPSLALTLLLFSAMAALPVGVFLTFAIVTVVISVVGFVFFEVFLLSVGGLALLSVLGGIAFFSVLASVVINVFFIAIPSLLRRNYPHLTKRGVNHEKESEGETSGLKEM from the exons ATGCAGAACATCAGCAGCAAGTTGACTGGGCAGCTGTGGCAAAGATTGACAACCCTGTGGAATCGCCTGCGTGATGACCCCAGG GTAGCCCAGGTGATGAGCACAAGGATCGGCCAGTACATCAGCAGCCACCCTTCCTTAGCTCTTACGCTGCTGCTCTTCAGTGCCATGGCTGCACTGCCAGTTGGGGTTTTCCTCACTTTTGCTATTGTGACCGTTGTTATATCGGTAgtaggttttgttttcttcGAGG TGTTTCTGTTGTCTGTTGGAGGTTTGGCTCTGCTGTCCGTGCTTGGGGGCATCGCTTTCTTCTCTGTCCTGGCTTCAGTCGTCATTAACGTGTTCTTCATCGCCATTCCAAGCCTACTCAGGAGGAATTATCCACATCTGACAAAG AGAGGTGTAAACCATGAGAAAGAGAGTGAAGGCGAAACTTCAGGGCTGAAGGAGATGTAG